One segment of Halococcus salsus DNA contains the following:
- a CDS encoding DUF5816 domain-containing protein, with translation MDATTTAGGRTLYVDRTEAERGSKGPFFAAYADEAGESRWGYFCSNCASFDNAMDAMGRIKCNGCANIKKPDEWDAAHE, from the coding sequence ATGGACGCGACGACGACCGCCGGCGGGCGGACCCTCTACGTCGACCGCACGGAGGCCGAGCGGGGGTCGAAGGGACCGTTCTTCGCCGCGTACGCCGACGAAGCCGGCGAGAGCCGGTGGGGCTACTTCTGTAGCAACTGCGCCAGTTTCGACAACGCGATGGACGCGATGGGGCGGATCAAGTGCAACGGCTGTGCCAACATCAAGAAACCCGACGAGTGGGACGCCGCCCACGAGTGA
- a CDS encoding universal stress protein, producing the protein MSLVVVPVRYPLSEHSRRTLRTAIDVAEERDANLSVLHIDLYQASQRVTQAELKRAVEREFGRLPNARYAVRTGFLVEETILDEVATEGADVVVIGRKQTSRWRRMIRRVTDEPDVARFLRNQLDCDVVTAPRKE; encoded by the coding sequence ATGAGTCTGGTCGTCGTGCCGGTTCGGTATCCGTTGAGCGAACACTCCCGCCGAACGCTCCGGACCGCGATCGACGTCGCCGAGGAGCGCGACGCCAACCTCAGCGTGCTCCACATCGACCTCTATCAGGCGAGCCAACGGGTCACCCAGGCCGAGCTGAAGCGCGCGGTCGAACGCGAGTTCGGTCGGCTCCCGAACGCACGCTACGCGGTTCGGACGGGGTTCCTCGTCGAGGAGACCATCCTCGACGAAGTCGCCACCGAAGGGGCCGACGTCGTGGTGATCGGCCGAAAGCAGACCAGCCGGTGGCGGCGGATGATACGGCGGGTCACCGACGAACCCGACGTCGCTCGATTCCTCCGGAACCAGCTCGACTGCGACGTCGTCACCGCCCCGCGAAAGGAGTGA
- a CDS encoding mechanosensitive ion channel family protein, with translation MEAGVVMSWVLSAVLQTGLPTAVTNATEENNSSSLQQGSEQTVDFVQELLPGWVPPWTIQLVLAVVVLVLAWYGSKRLVELLGRRVARRFRRPSVSRAVLRTIRAVVMFFALLIAAGFLGVGLDNIFLSVTVLTAAVAVVISPILGGFVSGLFVLTDQSYEIGDMIEIVDTDGGTRGFVEDITFQYTKIFTLDNTFLVIPNGTIRERDVINYSAEDPRTRLSLDILVTYEGDLDVARDLIERSARDVDSVIRGGPDIRIGSARYPAAPTCYINEFADNGVLLTLRYWVKEPYKLLTVRSGVQENVWEAFGGAGVEFPYPHTHVVFDEDDEPRFRDGGRSPGDPGGPGGLQ, from the coding sequence ATGGAGGCGGGAGTCGTGATGAGCTGGGTACTGTCAGCGGTGCTGCAGACGGGCCTCCCGACGGCGGTCACGAACGCCACCGAGGAGAACAACTCGAGCAGCCTCCAGCAGGGTTCCGAGCAGACCGTCGACTTCGTCCAGGAGTTGCTGCCGGGCTGGGTTCCCCCGTGGACTATCCAGTTGGTGCTCGCGGTCGTCGTGCTCGTCCTCGCGTGGTACGGCTCGAAGCGGCTCGTCGAACTCCTCGGTCGCCGTGTCGCCCGTCGGTTCCGTCGACCGAGCGTGAGTCGAGCGGTCCTACGGACGATACGCGCCGTCGTGATGTTCTTCGCGCTCCTGATCGCGGCGGGCTTCCTCGGCGTGGGGCTCGACAACATCTTCCTCTCGGTGACGGTGCTCACGGCCGCGGTCGCGGTCGTGATCTCGCCGATCCTCGGTGGGTTCGTCAGCGGGCTGTTCGTCCTCACCGACCAGTCCTACGAGATCGGCGACATGATCGAGATCGTCGACACCGACGGGGGGACGAGGGGGTTCGTCGAGGACATCACCTTCCAGTACACCAAGATCTTCACGCTCGACAACACCTTCCTCGTGATCCCGAACGGCACGATCCGCGAGCGCGACGTGATCAACTACTCGGCCGAGGACCCACGGACCAGGCTCTCGCTCGACATCCTCGTGACCTACGAGGGCGACCTCGACGTGGCGCGCGACCTGATCGAGCGCTCGGCCCGCGACGTCGACAGCGTGATCCGCGGCGGCCCGGACATCCGGATCGGGAGCGCACGCTATCCCGCCGCGCCGACGTGCTACATCAACGAGTTCGCCGACAACGGCGTGTTGTTGACCCTCCGCTACTGGGTGAAGGAGCCGTACAAACTCCTGACAGTGCGCTCGGGGGTGCAGGAGAACGTCTGGGAGGCGTTCGGCGGGGCGGGCGTGGAGTTCCCCTACCCGCACACCCACGTGGTGTTCGACGAGGACGACGAGCCGCGGTTCCGCGATGGGGGACGTAGCCCTGGCGACCCCGGTGGTCCCGGCGGGCTACAGTAG
- a CDS encoding MFS transporter yields MTETGGGSLKLFKNREFVALASTAFARSQAYSTILIALALYADLFQTSGTVEGLFGTAFALIQLIVVLPLGRLVDTHNAKHFLLAGLGVNVLAFVGFALVGNATDVILVRILQGAGASLLWITGSAVVGELSPDAERGRWLGTYNQVAAFSSLAGDVVGGLLLFTYGFTLTYAVLSVVTILATLTVFAYLRDNPGGKTDPEEATGTETLRTLLDRTAVRALVVFRLGFGFGKMAVITFLPIYAHTEFGMNPLFVAAILAGGKLTKTLFQGVVGGYTDRVGHKHHFVVAGALVYAVGTAMIPFAGSAASVLPGLSFAVFGESVRLAPAFFVLFAAYAVIGVADSLRLPASMALFVEEGEHFGAVAASLSLRSVAWKVGEVIGPFTVGVLWDATSVFVAFFVAAGLIVVATGVFVALYSVDPTPARSPVPSD; encoded by the coding sequence GTGACAGAAACGGGAGGAGGATCCCTGAAACTCTTCAAAAACAGGGAATTCGTTGCATTGGCAAGCACCGCGTTCGCGCGGAGCCAGGCCTACTCCACCATCCTGATCGCGCTCGCGCTCTATGCGGACCTCTTCCAGACCTCGGGCACCGTCGAGGGGCTGTTCGGGACGGCGTTCGCGCTGATCCAGCTCATCGTCGTCCTCCCGCTCGGGCGGCTGGTCGACACCCACAACGCCAAACACTTCCTGCTGGCCGGGCTCGGGGTCAACGTCCTCGCGTTCGTCGGGTTCGCGCTCGTCGGCAACGCGACCGACGTGATCCTCGTCCGGATCCTCCAGGGAGCGGGTGCGAGCCTCCTCTGGATCACCGGCTCGGCGGTGGTCGGCGAACTCAGCCCCGACGCCGAGCGCGGCCGGTGGCTCGGGACCTACAACCAGGTCGCGGCGTTCTCGAGCCTCGCGGGCGACGTCGTCGGTGGCTTGCTCCTGTTCACCTACGGCTTCACGCTCACCTACGCGGTGCTCTCGGTGGTCACGATCCTCGCGACCCTCACCGTCTTCGCCTACCTCCGGGACAATCCCGGTGGGAAAACCGACCCCGAGGAAGCCACCGGGACCGAAACCCTCCGGACCCTCCTCGACCGGACCGCGGTCCGCGCGCTCGTGGTCTTTCGCCTGGGATTCGGCTTCGGGAAGATGGCCGTCATCACTTTTCTGCCGATCTACGCCCACACCGAGTTCGGGATGAACCCGCTGTTCGTCGCGGCGATCCTCGCCGGCGGCAAACTCACCAAGACCCTCTTTCAGGGTGTCGTCGGCGGCTACACCGACCGCGTCGGGCACAAACACCACTTCGTCGTGGCGGGCGCGCTGGTCTACGCGGTCGGCACCGCGATGATCCCCTTCGCGGGGAGCGCGGCCAGCGTCCTCCCCGGCCTCTCGTTCGCGGTGTTCGGTGAATCGGTCCGGCTCGCGCCGGCCTTCTTCGTGCTGTTCGCCGCCTACGCCGTGATCGGCGTGGCCGACAGCCTCCGGCTCCCGGCGAGCATGGCGCTGTTCGTCGAGGAGGGCGAGCACTTCGGTGCGGTCGCCGCAAGCCTCTCGCTCCGCTCGGTCGCCTGGAAGGTCGGCGAGGTGATCGGCCCGTTCACCGTCGGCGTGCTCTGGGACGCCACCTCGGTGTTCGTCGCCTTCTTCGTCGCCGCCGGCCTCATCGTCGTCGCCACCGGCGTCTTCGTCGCGCTCTACAGCGTCGACCCGACACCCGCGCGGAGTCCAGTGCCCAGCGACTGA
- a CDS encoding MFS transporter — MRLFDTDRRVLTLAFARMADSIGNSFLIIVLPLYIGSGVVTGQTFGLGVALVTGIILSAFGFFSTALQPIAGYLSDRTGSRRIFIVIGLLILTVANFVYSLADSYALMLVIRGLQGIGVAITIPSTVALVNEVTTDDSRGGDMGIFNTFRFVGFAAGPILAGSVVNGGPYRVVGLAMTGFEAAFYIAALGSLIGAVLIMLFVEDPHPDEQDAEAGSDLGFAVFDHDHDTLIDPVFALGLALLTVAIGIALIEPLQTDINNHLDQGAQLFSIEFSAFIVAQVFLQTPIGTASDRYGRRPFILGGLIVLVPAMLAQGLVTTPIGMIATRLVQGAAAATAFAPGFALAGDIAQGGNSGTTFSVLTMAFTLGTAIGPLLAGYLISFGYVVPFAFGAVLSALGALLVYSQVEETHATTAGTPGGGQPTSQD; from the coding sequence ATGAGATTGTTCGATACCGACCGACGAGTGCTCACCCTCGCGTTCGCGCGGATGGCGGACTCGATCGGGAACTCGTTTCTGATCATCGTTCTGCCGCTCTACATCGGGAGCGGCGTCGTCACCGGTCAGACGTTCGGCCTGGGCGTCGCGCTGGTCACGGGGATCATCCTCTCGGCGTTCGGCTTCTTCAGCACCGCCCTCCAGCCGATCGCGGGCTACCTCTCCGACCGCACCGGCAGCCGCCGGATCTTCATCGTCATCGGGCTGTTGATCCTCACGGTCGCGAACTTCGTCTACTCGCTCGCCGACAGCTACGCGCTGATGCTCGTGATCCGCGGGCTCCAGGGTATCGGTGTCGCGATCACGATCCCGTCGACGGTCGCGCTGGTCAACGAGGTCACCACGGACGACTCGCGCGGCGGCGACATGGGCATTTTCAACACCTTCCGGTTCGTGGGCTTCGCCGCCGGACCGATCCTCGCCGGAAGCGTCGTCAACGGCGGCCCCTACCGGGTCGTCGGCCTCGCGATGACGGGCTTCGAGGCCGCCTTCTACATCGCGGCCCTCGGCTCGCTGATCGGCGCGGTGCTCATCATGCTGTTCGTCGAGGACCCACATCCCGACGAACAGGACGCGGAGGCGGGCAGTGACCTCGGATTCGCGGTCTTCGACCACGACCACGACACCCTGATCGACCCCGTCTTCGCGCTCGGGCTCGCGCTCCTCACCGTGGCGATCGGCATCGCGCTGATCGAACCGCTCCAGACGGACATCAACAACCACCTCGACCAGGGCGCACAGCTGTTCAGCATCGAGTTCTCCGCGTTCATCGTAGCGCAGGTGTTCCTCCAGACGCCGATCGGCACCGCGAGCGACCGCTACGGCCGCCGACCGTTCATCCTCGGCGGACTGATCGTGCTCGTGCCGGCGATGCTCGCCCAGGGCCTCGTGACGACCCCGATCGGGATGATCGCCACGCGACTCGTCCAGGGCGCGGCGGCCGCGACCGCCTTCGCGCCCGGCTTCGCGCTCGCCGGTGACATCGCCCAGGGCGGGAACTCCGGGACGACCTTCTCGGTGCTGACGATGGCCTTCACGCTCGGGACCGCCATCGGCCCGCTGCTCGCGGGCTACCTCATCAGCTTCGGCTACGTCGTCCCGTTCGCCTTCGGAGCCGTCCTCTCGGCGCTCGGCGCGCTCCTCGTCTACTCACAGGTCGAGGAGACCCACGCGACCACCGCCGGAACCCCGGGCGGCGGGCAACCGACGAGCCAGGACTGA
- a CDS encoding pyridoxal phosphate-dependent aminotransferase has translation MSMNFADRVERVEPSATLAISDAASELEADGVDVVDLSVGEPDFPTPENVVEAGKDAMDAGYTGYAPTNGVPELREAIAEKLQGDGLDYTADDVIVTPGGKQALFETFQSLIDDEDEVCLLDPAWVSYEAMVKLAGGSLSRVDLAAHDFQLEPALPELAETVSDETELLVVNSPSNPSGAVFSDEALRGVRDLAVEHDITVISDEIYKEITYGVDPVSLGSLDGMASRTVTINGFSKAYSMTGWRLGYLAAPENLISQASKVQSHSVSSAANFTQRAGVEAITNTDDAVVEMAEAFEERRDLLVDLLADHGVEVSAPEGAFYMMVPVDEDDSAWCEAAIDDAHVATVPGSAFGTPGYARFSYANSEERLREAVDRLVAEDLF, from the coding sequence ATGAGCATGAACTTCGCCGACCGGGTCGAGCGCGTCGAGCCGAGCGCCACCCTCGCGATCAGCGACGCCGCGAGCGAACTCGAAGCCGACGGGGTCGACGTGGTCGACCTCAGCGTCGGCGAGCCCGACTTCCCCACCCCCGAAAACGTCGTCGAGGCCGGAAAGGACGCGATGGACGCGGGCTACACGGGCTACGCACCCACGAACGGCGTGCCCGAACTCCGCGAGGCGATCGCCGAGAAGCTCCAGGGTGATGGGCTCGACTACACGGCCGACGACGTCATCGTCACGCCGGGTGGCAAGCAGGCGCTCTTCGAGACCTTCCAGAGCCTCATCGACGACGAGGACGAGGTCTGCCTGCTCGACCCCGCGTGGGTCTCCTACGAGGCGATGGTGAAGCTCGCCGGCGGGTCGCTCTCGCGGGTCGACCTCGCGGCCCACGACTTCCAGCTCGAACCCGCGCTCCCCGAACTCGCCGAGACGGTCTCGGACGAAACGGAGCTGCTCGTCGTGAACTCGCCGTCGAACCCCTCGGGCGCAGTGTTCTCGGACGAGGCGCTCCGCGGCGTCCGCGACCTCGCGGTCGAACACGACATCACCGTGATCTCCGACGAGATCTACAAGGAGATCACCTACGGTGTCGACCCGGTGAGCCTCGGAAGCCTCGATGGGATGGCGAGCCGTACAGTGACGATCAACGGTTTCTCGAAGGCCTACTCGATGACCGGCTGGCGGCTCGGCTACCTCGCCGCGCCCGAGAACCTGATCTCCCAGGCGAGCAAGGTCCAGTCGCACTCGGTCTCCTCGGCCGCGAACTTCACCCAGCGCGCCGGGGTCGAGGCCATCACGAACACCGACGATGCAGTTGTGGAGATGGCCGAGGCCTTCGAGGAGCGCCGCGACCTCCTCGTGGATCTGCTCGCCGACCACGGGGTCGAGGTGTCGGCCCCCGAAGGGGCGTTCTACATGATGGTGCCAGTAGACGAAGACGACTCCGCGTGGTGCGAGGCCGCGATCGACGACGCCCACGTCGCCACGGTGCCCGGCAGCGCGTTCGGGACGCCGGGCTACGCGCGGTTCTCGTACGCGAACAGCGAGGAACGGCTTCGGGAAGCGGTCGACCGGCTCGTCGCAGAAGACCTGTTCTGA
- the ribH gene encoding 6,7-dimethyl-8-ribityllumazine synthase, protein MPSLGLVIAQFYDELAAEMERSARGAADDRGAEIEETIPVPGAYDTPLAADRLARKDAIEAVCVLGPVVSGDTDHDDVIVRTAAQALMDVSLDRDTPVSLGILGPDMSMAEARERTGKGAEAVDSALDQLEALA, encoded by the coding sequence ATGCCCAGTTTGGGATTGGTTATCGCGCAGTTCTACGACGAACTCGCCGCGGAGATGGAACGGAGCGCACGCGGGGCCGCCGACGACCGCGGGGCCGAGATCGAAGAGACGATACCGGTACCGGGTGCGTACGATACCCCGCTCGCCGCCGACCGCCTCGCCCGGAAGGACGCCATCGAGGCCGTCTGTGTGCTCGGACCGGTGGTCTCGGGCGACACCGACCACGACGACGTGATCGTCCGAACGGCCGCGCAAGCACTGATGGACGTGAGTCTCGACCGCGACACCCCCGTCTCGCTCGGGATCCTGGGGCCCGACATGAGCATGGCGGAGGCGCGCGAGCGGACCGGCAAGGGTGCCGAAGCCGTCGACAGCGCGCTCGACCAACTGGAGGCCCTGGCATGA
- a CDS encoding alpha/beta fold hydrolase — protein sequence MPTVRTNGIRTYYEDSGDGPPVVFLHGAMSDHRIWAERMQPLATDYRIVVYDLRGHGRTGGSERNSYSIDLYAEDLHALVEALNLDRPAVCGLSLGGMIAQAYAANYPNEISALCTFGTRTPTILSRGEWVERRGIPKLADALSPFLDPDRLWNVLDMYYERRYGEEAIGDLEAAERLQRSHAAEFPEVHEEELAKIDDVLASYPSVSLDHSSITVPSLLMYGERETESAIRHAGYMATEIPDAETRGIPNAGHNSHVDNPEFIIESLREFFATAVE from the coding sequence ATGCCAACCGTTCGGACGAACGGGATTCGGACGTACTACGAGGACTCTGGTGACGGCCCGCCGGTCGTGTTTCTCCACGGTGCGATGAGCGACCATCGAATCTGGGCTGAACGGATGCAACCGCTCGCTACCGACTATCGGATCGTTGTCTACGACCTCAGAGGCCACGGCCGCACCGGCGGCTCCGAACGTAACTCTTACTCGATCGATCTGTATGCCGAGGACCTTCACGCGCTCGTCGAAGCTCTGAATCTCGATCGACCGGCGGTCTGTGGTCTCTCGCTGGGCGGGATGATCGCACAGGCGTATGCGGCCAACTATCCGAACGAGATCAGTGCGTTGTGTACGTTCGGGACACGCACGCCGACCATTCTGTCGCGCGGGGAGTGGGTCGAGCGCCGAGGGATCCCGAAACTCGCGGATGCGCTCTCCCCTTTCCTCGACCCGGATCGCCTCTGGAACGTACTGGATATGTACTACGAACGGCGATACGGAGAGGAGGCGATCGGCGACCTCGAAGCGGCGGAACGACTCCAGCGAAGCCACGCTGCGGAATTCCCCGAAGTACATGAAGAGGAGTTGGCGAAGATCGACGACGTGCTCGCGTCGTATCCGTCGGTCTCCCTCGACCACTCGTCGATCACCGTTCCGTCGTTGCTCATGTACGGGGAACGAGAGACGGAGAGCGCTATCCGTCACGCCGGATACATGGCAACCGAGATTCCCGACGCCGAGACCCGTGGGATACCGAACGCCGGCCACAACTCACACGTCGACAATCCAGAGTTCATCATCGAGTCACTTCGTGAGTTCTTCGCGACGGCTGTCGAGTGA
- a CDS encoding flippase activity-associated protein Agl23: MASTDGTASRQRAGRGRRVVFAVVAIALLGLLARLAFLGDRTAHWDEARVAYWTLHYLDTGLFEYQPIIHGPFLQQVNRAVFAVLGPNDFTMRLVVALLGAGLPLVALCFRERLSGVETVALAGFLAFDPLVLYYSRFMRSDLPLAAFALLALGCFVRALDTRKPRSLHAGVLAFALAVTTKEYVLVYVVTWLGALVLLADHRLFGCGLPTDWRGRLRVRIRSARPALRRWLPHLLASFVAFLVVVVYFYAPRTGPNGGPGFDDLFADPTVLPAVVGEATIGSWQAFVSLWVGGGHQDHAYLPFLGSAAETLFVGSGALAVLSVVGFLVDRYADDGPRDLVAFCFYWGFVSVLGYPIIADIAAPWTVLHAVVPLAVPAAVGVGALYRRGYTALASENRPAVAAVAVMGLLVVGQVGFVATTDVYLDDQSDANPLVQYAQPASDLHPALHEMESVSAANSGTDLLLYGDFLVANTTGTREPGCSEWFDVLPLPWYFEAEDVRVACARNDSAFESAMNRSHPPVVVSLSSDADSLEPRLAGYEAYPEVIRTQDTSRTNITVFVEGAAANASDTP; encoded by the coding sequence ATGGCATCGACCGACGGCACCGCCTCCCGTCAGCGTGCCGGCCGCGGCCGTCGGGTCGTCTTCGCCGTCGTCGCCATCGCCCTCCTCGGGCTCCTCGCCCGACTCGCCTTCCTCGGCGACCGCACCGCCCACTGGGACGAGGCTCGCGTCGCCTACTGGACGCTCCACTACCTCGATACTGGGTTGTTCGAGTACCAGCCTATCATCCACGGGCCGTTCCTCCAGCAGGTCAATCGAGCCGTGTTCGCGGTGCTCGGCCCGAACGACTTCACGATGCGGCTGGTCGTCGCGCTCCTCGGCGCTGGCCTCCCGCTCGTCGCGCTCTGCTTTCGCGAGCGCCTCTCGGGTGTCGAAACCGTCGCGCTCGCCGGCTTCCTCGCGTTCGACCCGCTCGTGCTCTACTACTCGCGGTTCATGCGGAGCGACCTCCCGCTCGCGGCCTTCGCGCTCCTCGCGCTCGGCTGCTTCGTCCGCGCGCTCGACACCCGAAAACCGCGCTCCCTCCACGCCGGCGTGCTCGCGTTCGCGCTCGCAGTCACCACGAAGGAATACGTCCTCGTCTACGTCGTGACGTGGCTCGGCGCGCTCGTACTCCTCGCCGACCATCGACTGTTCGGTTGCGGTCTCCCGACCGACTGGCGGGGGCGGCTCCGCGTGCGCATCCGATCGGCCCGACCGGCGCTCCGACGCTGGCTCCCCCACCTCCTCGCGAGCTTCGTGGCGTTCCTCGTCGTCGTGGTCTACTTCTACGCCCCGCGGACCGGCCCGAACGGCGGTCCGGGGTTCGACGACCTCTTCGCCGATCCGACGGTGCTGCCGGCGGTGGTCGGCGAGGCGACCATCGGGTCGTGGCAGGCCTTCGTCTCGCTCTGGGTCGGCGGCGGCCACCAAGACCACGCCTACCTCCCGTTCCTCGGGAGCGCCGCCGAGACCCTCTTCGTCGGTTCGGGCGCGCTGGCGGTGCTCTCGGTGGTCGGCTTCCTCGTCGACCGCTACGCGGACGACGGCCCGCGCGACCTCGTCGCCTTCTGTTTCTACTGGGGGTTTGTCAGCGTGCTCGGCTATCCCATCATCGCCGACATCGCCGCGCCCTGGACGGTCCTCCACGCCGTGGTCCCGCTCGCGGTGCCGGCGGCGGTCGGGGTGGGCGCGCTCTACCGCCGGGGTTACACGGCGCTCGCCAGCGAGAACCGCCCCGCCGTCGCCGCGGTCGCAGTCATGGGATTGCTCGTCGTGGGTCAGGTCGGGTTCGTCGCCACCACGGACGTCTACCTCGACGACCAGTCCGACGCCAACCCCCTCGTGCAGTACGCCCAGCCCGCGAGCGACCTCCATCCCGCACTCCACGAGATGGAGTCGGTGAGCGCCGCGAATTCGGGGACCGACCTCCTGCTCTACGGCGACTTCCTCGTGGCCAACACCACTGGCACCCGCGAGCCCGGCTGTTCGGAGTGGTTCGACGTCCTCCCGCTGCCGTGGTACTTCGAGGCCGAGGACGTACGCGTCGCGTGCGCCCGGAACGACTCGGCGTTCGAGTCGGCGATGAACCGGAGCCATCCGCCGGTCGTGGTGAGCCTCAGTTCGGATGCCGACTCGCTCGAACCCCGGCTCGCCGGCTACGAGGCCTATCCCGAGGTCATCCGGACGCAGGACACCAGCCGGACCAACATCACGGTCTTCGTCGAGGGGGCCGCAGCGAACGCGAGCGATACGCCTTAA
- a CDS encoding 5-(carboxyamino)imidazole ribonucleotide synthase yields MKLSTPGPVVGVVGGGQLGRMLGEAAGPLGVELVASDPTPDPPASPVVSETVEGDFDDAETIDELAERADVLTYEIELADPDKLERASEKHGVPVHPAPETLRTIQDKLVQKRRLGEAGIPVPEFRAVESADDLREALDDLGYPGMLKAREGGYDGRGNVPVDSPDDVDEAFEAIDGPAMIEEHVPFDRELSVIGVRGADEHRVFTPGENVHEEEILRETVIPARVSDEVRERAKAVARDVLDFLDGRGVFGIELFETNGEISVNEIAPRPHNSGHWTIEGARTSQFEQHIRAVLGWPLGATDTRETTVMKNFLGDVDEPKPAELDGIEAILEDAAANVHWYGKREARPLRKMGHVTLTDGERSPDDLLAHARDLVDATTFH; encoded by the coding sequence ATGAAACTCAGCACCCCCGGTCCGGTGGTCGGCGTCGTCGGCGGCGGGCAGCTCGGTCGGATGCTCGGCGAGGCCGCCGGCCCGCTCGGCGTCGAACTGGTCGCGAGCGACCCGACGCCCGACCCGCCCGCGAGCCCCGTGGTGAGCGAGACCGTCGAGGGGGACTTCGACGACGCCGAGACCATCGACGAACTCGCCGAACGCGCCGACGTCCTGACCTACGAGATCGAACTCGCCGACCCCGACAAACTCGAACGTGCGAGCGAGAAACACGGCGTTCCCGTCCATCCCGCCCCCGAAACCCTCCGGACGATCCAGGACAAACTCGTCCAGAAGCGTCGCCTCGGTGAGGCTGGGATCCCGGTCCCCGAGTTCCGCGCGGTCGAGAGCGCCGACGACCTCCGCGAGGCCCTCGACGACCTCGGCTACCCGGGGATGCTCAAGGCCCGCGAGGGAGGCTACGACGGCCGTGGGAACGTCCCCGTCGACTCGCCCGACGACGTCGACGAGGCGTTCGAAGCGATCGACGGCCCGGCGATGATAGAGGAACACGTTCCGTTCGACCGGGAACTCTCGGTGATCGGGGTTCGGGGTGCCGACGAGCACCGGGTGTTCACCCCGGGTGAGAACGTTCACGAAGAAGAGATCCTGCGTGAGACGGTGATCCCGGCACGGGTCTCCGACGAGGTTCGTGAACGCGCGAAAGCCGTCGCACGCGACGTCCTCGACTTTTTGGATGGACGTGGCGTGTTCGGCATCGAACTCTTCGAGACAAACGGGGAGATCTCGGTCAACGAGATCGCGCCCCGGCCCCACAACTCCGGGCACTGGACCATCGAGGGCGCGCGGACCTCCCAGTTCGAACAGCACATTCGGGCCGTGCTCGGCTGGCCGCTCGGCGCGACCGACACCCGCGAGACGACGGTCATGAAGAACTTCTTGGGGGACGTCGACGAGCCGAAACCCGCCGAACTCGACGGGATCGAGGCCATCCTCGAAGACGCCGCCGCGAACGTCCACTGGTACGGCAAACGCGAGGCGCGCCCGCTCCGGAAGATGGGCCACGTCACGCTGACCGACGGCGAGCGCTCGCCCGACGACCTGCTCGCGCACGCTCGCGACCTCGTGGACGCGACGACGTTTCACTGA
- a CDS encoding NUDIX hydrolase, producing MTSRDVNLDEIERRRDRLVERFGDAPVVERHDTPAPDVFEEWIELSETGYLGSAYALVRRPPEKLPSLTESMAVDGEERERVLLILGRGGSKWGVPGGGQEDEETMAETVLREVEEEVGIDIALTGIGHMRHEIATCEGYDERLHVLRVFFRADYVDGSITIQPGELNGAVWFADPPEPERLSSSTQRLLDGWRTA from the coding sequence ATGACCTCACGGGACGTGAACCTCGACGAGATCGAACGTCGGCGCGACCGCCTCGTCGAGCGGTTCGGCGACGCACCCGTGGTCGAGCGTCACGACACGCCGGCACCCGACGTCTTCGAGGAGTGGATCGAGCTCTCCGAGACCGGGTATCTTGGCAGTGCGTACGCCCTCGTCAGGCGACCGCCCGAGAAGCTTCCCTCGCTCACGGAGTCGATGGCGGTGGATGGGGAGGAGCGCGAGCGCGTGCTGTTGATACTCGGTCGTGGCGGCTCGAAATGGGGCGTTCCGGGTGGCGGCCAGGAGGACGAGGAGACGATGGCGGAGACCGTACTGCGGGAAGTCGAAGAAGAGGTCGGTATCGACATCGCCCTCACCGGGATCGGCCATATGCGTCACGAGATCGCCACCTGTGAGGGCTACGACGAGCGCCTCCACGTCCTCCGGGTGTTCTTTCGGGCCGACTACGTTGACGGGTCGATCACGATCCAGCCCGGCGAGCTGAACGGGGCGGTGTGGTTCGCCGACCCGCCGGAACCGGAACGGCTGTCGTCCTCGACGCAACGACTGCTCGACGGCTGGCGAACGGCGTAG